In Serinus canaria isolate serCan28SL12 chromosome 5, serCan2020, whole genome shotgun sequence, the following proteins share a genomic window:
- the SLC5A12 gene encoding sodium-coupled monocarboxylate transporter 2, with protein sequence MPNFVAPEVKKFVTWDYIVFAALFLVSASIGVFFAVKERKKKTSKEFLVGGRQMTCGPIAFSLTSSFMSAVTVLGTPSEVYRYGASFVLFFLSYTLVIIFTSELFLPVFYRSGITSTYEYLELRFNKIVRLAATLIYILQTILYTGIVVYAPSLALNQVTGFDLWGSVAATGIVCTFYCTLGGLKAVVWTDAFQMVVMVAGFVVVLIRGTSLNGGATKVWEDAHEGSRLNIFDFDVDPLRRHTFWTIVIGGTFTWLGLYGVNQSTIQRCISCKSERHAKLALYLNLLGLWTVLVCAVFCGLVMYSHYKSCDPWTAAFISAPDQLMPYFVMDIFSSMPGVPGLFVACAFSGTLSTVAASINALATVTFEDLVKKGFPNISEKMSTWISKGLCVLYGVLCTSMAAAASLLGGVVQASLSIHGMCGGPMLGLFTLGIVFPCANWKGALGGLLAGISLAFWTGTGSFIYPAPPTKSIPLQLSTLNCTLANSTEALLTAAPTLAPERPLLADTWYSLSYLYFSAIGCVGCAITGLLISFITGPSKGEDIPPVLIKPVCDLFCFWSKRLKIFLWCGVRHDNLEMDFEKKLPEAAANKTRTDSTFKNNTNKENNHQIRGYNSEENSYTNISRESRL encoded by the exons ATGCCAAACTTTGTAGCTCCAGAAGTCAAAAAATTTGTGACTTGGGACTATATTGTTTTTGCAGCACTATTTTTGGTCTCTGCCAGCATTGGAGTCTTTTTTGCAgttaaagagaggaaaaagaaaacttcaaagGAATTTTTGGTGGGTGGTAGGCAGATGACATGTGGACCCATAGCTTTTTCTCTTACATCAAGCTTCATGTCAGCAGTGACAGTCCTGGGGACACCCTCCGAAGTGTATCGCTATGGGGCATCTTTTgtgctcttctttctttcatatACACTTGTCATCATTTTTACTTCTGAACTTTTTCTACCTGTTTTTTATAGATCTGGCATCACAAGCACTTATGAG TATTTGGAGTTAAGATTTAACAAGATTGTCCGCCTTGCTGCAACATTGATTTACATCCTCCAGACG atcCTTTACACAGGAATAGTGGTCTATGCTCCATCATTGGCACTCAACCAAG TCACTGGATTTGATCTCTGGGGCTCTGTAGCTGCAACAGGAATTGTCTGCACTTTCTATTGCACTTTG GGAGGATTAAAAGCTGTTGTCTGGACAGATGCATTTCAAATGGTTGTTATGGTGGCTGGCTTCGTAGTGGTTCTGATTCGAGGAACTAGTCTGAATGGTGGAGCAACCAAAGTCTGGGAAGATGCCCATGAAGGATCTCGGCTAAACATATTTGA CTTTGATGTTGATCCTTTGAGACGACATACCTTCTGGACAATAGTTATTGGGGGAACATTTACCTGGCTAGGGCTCTATGGAGTCAATCAGTCCACAATACAGAGATGCATTTCCTGCAAATCAGAAAGGCATGCTAAACT GGCACTTTACCTGAATTTATTGGGACTTTGGACAGTCCTAGTGTGCGCAGTATTTTGTGGATTGGTGATGTACTCTCATTACAAGAGCTGTGACCCTTGgactgctgctttcatttcagctcCTGATCAG CTCATGCCATACTTTGTTATGGACATTTTTTCTTCGATGCCAGGAGTCCCAGGACTGTTTGTTGCCTGTGCATTCAGTGGAACACTAAG CACGGTAGCTGCCAGCATCAATGCTTTAGCAACTGTTACATTTGAAGACTTGGTCAAGAAAGGTTTCCCAAACATCTCTGAGAAGATGAGCACGTGGATCAGCAAAGGCTTGT GTGTACTGTATGGTGTCCTGTGCACTTCCATGGCCGCAGCAGCATCGCTGCTGGGAGGAGTCGTGCAG GCTTCCCTCTCCATCCACGGGATGTGTGGGGGGCCCATGCTGGGATTATTTACTCTGGGAATTGTGTTTCCCTGTGCTAACTGGAAG GGTGCTCTTGGAGGCCTCTTAGCTGGGATCAGCTTAGCTTTTTGGACCGGTACAGGCTCTTTCATTTACCCTGCACCACCAACAAAGTCCATCCCCCTGCAGCTGTCTACCCTCAACTGCACCCTGGCTAACAGCACTGAAGCACTGTTAACAGCAGCTCCCACGCTGGCTCCAGAGAG GCCTCTGCTGGCAGACACCTGGTACTCCCTGTCCTACCTGTACTTCAGTGCCATCGGCTGTGTGGGCTGTGCCATCACAGGGCTGTTGATAAGCTTTATAACAG GACCTAGTAAAGGAGAAGACATCCCACCAGTGTTAATTAAGCCAGTCTGTGACCTGTTTTGCTTTTGGTCCAAAAGactcaaaatatttctctggtGTGGTGTGCGGCATGACAACCTGGAG atgGACTTTGAGAAAAAACTGCCTGAAGCTGCtgcaaataaaaccagaacagaTAGCACCTTCAAGAACAATACtaacaaagaaaataaccaCCAGATCCGTGGTTACAATTCTGAGGAAAATTCATATACAAATATAAGCAGAGAATCTCGCCTCTAG